The following are encoded together in the Paludisphaera mucosa genome:
- a CDS encoding RNA recognition motif domain-containing protein produces MSKKLYVGNLTYNINHSDLEALFAPYGTVQSAQVVVDRDTNRSKGFGFVEMASDAEAQAAIQALNGHNYDGRNLTVNEAKPREARTGGGGYGGGGGGGGGYGGGGGGGGRRY; encoded by the coding sequence TTGTCCAAGAAGCTGTACGTCGGGAACCTCACCTACAACATCAACCACTCGGACCTGGAAGCGCTTTTCGCGCCGTACGGTACGGTGCAGAGCGCCCAGGTCGTCGTCGATCGCGACACGAATCGCTCGAAGGGATTCGGATTCGTCGAGATGGCGTCCGACGCGGAGGCCCAGGCGGCCATCCAGGCCCTCAACGGCCACAACTATGACGGTCGCAACCTCACCGTCAACGAGGCCAAGCCTCGCGAAGCCCGCACGGGCGGCGGCGGCTACGGTGGCGGCGGCGGCGGTGGCGGCGGCTACGGTGGCGGCGGCGGCGGCGGCGGTCGCCGGTATTGA
- a CDS encoding FAD-dependent oxidoreductase → MTPERFENVIIGSGEAGKYLAWTLGKKGQGVAVVERGKIGGACPNVACLPTKNVIYGAKVAAMVREAGRFGVRTGPVAVDMDAVRARKQAMVDDMQAVHLNNFHAGGTELVLGEGRFVGPRTIRVALNAGGERVLQGDRVFLDVGTRASLPPIPGLADARPMTHVEALDLGRLPAHLVILGGGYVGLEFAQALRRFGSRVTILNRSGRLLDREDPDVSEALLQLMDDEGVEVRLNVAAAAVEGRSGEALRITLDGGSVIEATDLLVAAGRTPNTDSLDADRGGVELDGRGFVRVNDRLETTADGVWAMGECAGSPQFTHVSFDDYRVVRDNVLGGSRSTAGRLVPYCLFTDPELAHVGLSESEAKAQGVPYRVARIPTARVLRAVTSSAPRGFLKALVAAAPDDRILGFTAFGVEASELLAAVQTAMMGGMPYTALRDGLFAHPTMAEGLALLFAETPRIP, encoded by the coding sequence ATGACCCCCGAGCGCTTCGAGAACGTCATCATCGGCAGCGGCGAGGCGGGGAAGTACCTCGCGTGGACCCTGGGCAAGAAAGGCCAGGGCGTGGCCGTCGTCGAGCGCGGCAAGATCGGCGGGGCGTGCCCCAACGTGGCCTGCCTGCCGACCAAGAACGTGATTTATGGGGCGAAGGTCGCGGCGATGGTCCGGGAGGCCGGGCGGTTCGGCGTGCGGACCGGGCCGGTCGCCGTCGACATGGACGCCGTGCGGGCGCGCAAGCAGGCCATGGTCGACGACATGCAGGCCGTGCACCTGAACAACTTCCACGCCGGCGGGACCGAGCTGGTCCTGGGGGAAGGCCGATTCGTCGGCCCCCGGACGATCCGGGTCGCCCTGAACGCGGGGGGCGAGCGGGTCTTGCAGGGCGACCGGGTCTTCCTCGACGTCGGCACCCGGGCGAGCCTGCCGCCGATCCCCGGCCTGGCGGACGCGAGGCCGATGACCCACGTCGAGGCGCTCGACCTCGGCCGGCTGCCGGCGCACCTGGTGATCCTGGGCGGGGGCTACGTCGGGCTCGAGTTCGCCCAGGCGCTCCGGCGCTTCGGGAGCCGGGTCACGATCCTCAACCGGTCCGGCCGCCTGCTCGATCGCGAGGATCCGGACGTCTCCGAGGCGCTCCTGCAGCTCATGGACGACGAGGGGGTCGAGGTCCGGCTCAACGTGGCCGCGGCCGCCGTCGAGGGACGCTCGGGCGAGGCCCTCCGGATCACGCTCGACGGCGGCTCGGTGATCGAGGCCACCGACCTCCTCGTCGCCGCGGGCCGGACGCCCAACACGGATTCGCTCGACGCGGATCGGGGCGGCGTCGAGCTCGACGGTCGCGGCTTCGTCCGCGTCAACGACCGCCTGGAGACGACGGCCGACGGCGTCTGGGCGATGGGCGAGTGCGCGGGGAGCCCGCAGTTCACCCACGTCTCGTTCGACGACTATCGGGTGGTCCGCGACAACGTGCTCGGCGGATCCCGCTCGACGGCCGGGCGGCTCGTGCCCTACTGCCTTTTCACGGACCCCGAACTCGCCCATGTCGGGCTGTCCGAGTCGGAGGCGAAGGCGCAGGGCGTGCCGTACCGGGTCGCCCGGATCCCGACGGCCCGGGTCCTCCGCGCCGTCACCTCGTCCGCCCCCCGCGGGTTCCTCAAGGCCCTGGTCGCCGCCGCGCCGGACGACCGCATCCTGGGCTTCACGGCCTTCGGCGTCGAGGCGAGCGAACTGCTGGCCGCCGTCCAGACGGCCATGATGGGCGGGATGCCGTACACGGCCCTGCGCGACGGCCTCTTCGCCCATCCGACGATGGCCGAGGGCCTGGCCCTGCTCTTCGCGGAAACCCCCCGAATCCCCTAG